GTGAGCGTCTGGTGGCGGCCGTCGCGGCGGTCACCGACGACCCCGCACGTCGGATCGCGACCGTCGAACCTCTCACCGCGGCCGAACGCGAATTCCTCACCGGCCGAGCACATGCCGCCACGCCGACCGGGACCGAACCACTGCTCGCCGACCTGTTCACCGGGACGGTGGCGACGCACGGCGACCGTCCGGCGATCGCCGACGGCACGCGATCGCTCACCTATCGCGAACTCGATGCCTGGGTGTCGGAGACGGCGCGCACCCTCCGTGCCCGCGGCCTCGGCGGGGGCGACGCGGTCGCTGTGGTCGTCCCGCGCTCCATCGAATCGGTGGTCGCCATCTGGGCGGTGAGCCGCATCGGCGGGGTGTGCGTCCCCGTCGACGTCACCTACCCGGCGGCGCGCATCGAGCACGTGGTCGTCGGAGCACGGGCGACGGCGATCGGCCCGGACGACATCCCCGCACAGCCGGTAGAACCCGTTGTCCCGGAACCGGTCACACGTGTCTCGCCGGACTCCCTGGCATACGTCATCACGACATCGGGCACCACCGGCGTGCCCAACGTCGTCGGCGTCACCCATCGTGGCGTGCATCGTGTCGCCGGGCTCGGCGACGTGGAATCCGGTGACCGGGTGGGAATGGCGATCAGCCCCGGCTTCGACGCGACGTTCCACGACCTGCTGCTGCCGCTGGCCTCGGGTGCGACGCTCGTCGTAGTCCCGCCCGAGGTGGTCGGGGGACGCGAACTCGCCGATTTCCTCGACCGCACCCGGGTCAGCGTGTTCACCGCGACCCCGTCGGTGATGCGAACGATGCAACCGCAGTCGATCAGCTCGTTGCGACTGGTCTACATCGGCGGCGAGGCACTCCCGGCCGACCTCGCGGCGGCATGGTCGGGACGGGCGCAGGTCCGCAACATCTACGGCCCCACCGAGACGACGGTGACGGTGTCCGCCAGCACCTACCGCCCGGGCGAGCCGGTGCGGCTGGGACATCCGCGGCCCGGGATCGGGGCCGAGGTCCTCGACACCCGACTGCGGCACGTCCCGCCCGGTGTGGTGGGCGAACTCTATGTCAGCGGAACCGGCGTCGCCCGTGGCTATCTGGGCGACCCGACACTGACCGCCGCGACCTTCGTCGCCGGAAGCGACGGGCGCCGTCGCTACCGGACCGGCGACCTCGTGCGATGGGATCGCGAGACCGGCGAACTGATCTACGTGGGTCGCGCCGACCGTCAGGTGAAGATCCGCGGCCAGCGCGTCGAGCCCGCCGAGATCGACGCCGTGCTCCTGCGCGCCGGAGCGGACCGATCGGTGACCGTGCTGCGGCCCGGGCCGGCCGGGCCGGCCCTCGTCTCCTATGTCGTCTCGCCGGTGCCCGCCGACCGCCTCGCGGACGTCTGCCGATCGTTGCTGCCGCGGCACATGGTGCCCGCCCGGATCGTCGAACTGGCCGAACTGCCGCTGAGTGGCGCGGGCAAGATCGATCAGCGACGACTGCCCGAGCCGACCTGGTCGGAATCGACCCGCGAACCCGAGACCCGCACGGAGACAACGGTCCGCGACGCCTTTCGGACGGTGCTGGGCGAACACGGCGTCGGCATGGACGACGACTTCTTCGCCCTGGGCGGCAACTCCCTGGCCCTGGTGCAGTTGCGCGACGAACTCACCCGGCACACTTCCGTCACCGTGGACGTCGCAGACCTCTTCACCCACCGCACGCCGGCCGAGGTGGCCCGCGTCGTCGACGCCACGTCCGAGGGGGAGGGCACCGGCGTCGACCACCGCGTCGTGCCGCTCTCGCGCACGGATGGCACCGAACCCGGCGTTCCGGAGTCCGGCACCCCGACGGTCTGGTGCGTGCACACCGCCACCGGGATCGTCGAACCGTTCCGGGCCTTCGGCGCGTCGCTGGATTCGGCTGTCGCATACGGTCTCCAGCTGCCCGAGCTCGTCGTCGCCGACCGTGACCTGCCCACGAGCCTCACCGAGATCGCGGCCCTGCACGTCTCGGCGGTTCGCAGGCGCCAGCCGTCCGGGCGCTACCACCTCGTCGGCTGGTCGCTGGGTGGTGTCATCGCGCACGAGATGAGCCGGCAACTCGTCGAGGCCGGCGAGGAGGTCGACGTACTGATGGTGCTCGACTCCCGGCCTCCCGGGGACCTGCACGAGGGGGCCGACGAGGAGCTGCTCGGCGAGGATCATCCGCTCCGGGCCGCGGCCGAACGCCATGACCCACAGACATTACGGCGGTTCGAGGATCGTTCCCGGACCCTCGCCGCCGCGGTGCGGTCCTACGAATTGGGTCCGGTGCCCGTGGGTAAGGTCATCTACGTTGCCGCCGAGGACAATCCGGACGTCGAGAGCTGGGCACGGGCCGTTCGGCCCGGTGTCGGGGCGCAGGCTCCGGTGGTAGAGGTGATCCCCGCCGGAGTGGCACACGCGCACTTGGGCAACCCCGACGTGATGCGTCGGCTGGCCAGGAGAATCGAGGAGGAATGGTGACCGGATCCGACCGGGACGCGGCGTCGGCGGGATTGTCGATCCTGTTCGTCTGCACGGGCAACATCTGCCGCTCGCCGATCGGCGAACGGGTGCTGACCGGGCTGGCCGACCGCATGCGGGCCGACGGGACGGATCTCGCGGTGACCTCGAGCAGTGCCGGCACCGGCGCGCTCAACGGTCAGCCCATCCACCCGCACTCCGCCGCGGTTCTCGCCGAACACGGCTACGATGCTTCGGGCTTCGAGTCCCGCTACCTGCGTCCGCCCATGCTGATGCAGTCCGACCTCGTGTTGTGCATGAGCCGAGAGCACCGTGCGGCCGCCCAGCAGATGGCGCCCGCCCGCTGGAAGCGCGTGTTCACCCTCACCGAGTTCGCCTTCCTCGTGGAGACCGGTACCCCGGAGGAGGACTGCACCCTCCCCGCGATCATGGCCGGGCGGGGACGCATCGATCCCAACTCGGCGCTCCTCGACATCGTCGACCCGATGGGCCGTCCGCGTGAGGACTTCGACCTGGTGTTCGGCGAGATCGAGCCGAAGGTCGAGACGGTCGCCAGGTGGCTGGCGGCGCAACGCATCACCGAGACGACAGGGGAGACCCGATGACCCGCCGCATCGCCGGAAACCGGGCGGTCCAGATTCTCGTTCTGATCGTGGTGCTCGTTGCCGCGGTCGTCGCCTGGCTCGCCTACTCGGCGCTGAAGGTGAAGGGCGACCTCGAGTCGGTCCGCTCCGACGCCTCGCGGGCCCGGGCCCTGATGCTCGACGGTGATCAGGCCGGCGCCTCGCAGGCCGCCGCCGCGGCCGCCGACAGCGCTCAGGCCGCCGCCGGCCGGTCCCACGGCATCGTGTGGTCGGCGGTGGCCGCGATCCCGGGGCTCGGATCGCCGTTGAAGTCGGTGCAGCAGATGAGCGACGCCGTCGAGGCGCTGTCCGCCGACGTGCTCCGCCCGGCCGCGGAGCTTGCCGGCGTACTGAACCCGGATCAGCTCCGGACCGGGAACACGGTGAACCTAAAGCTGTTACGTGAGGCGCAGCCAGGCCTCGCCGAGGTCGCCGGACGCTCGACCGAGGTGGCCGACGAGGTCGCGTCGATCGACCCGAGCTGGCTCGGCGTCGTCGCCGATGCGAGAACCCAACTCGCCGAACAGGTCGATGCCGCCGAGTCCACCCTGGTCGCCACCGACATCGCCGCCCGGCTCATCCCGCCGATGCTGGGTTCGGAGGGGCCGCGCAACTACTTCATGGCTTTCCAGACGCCGTCGGAGTCCCGCGGAACCGGCGGCCTCGTCGGCGGTTTCGGGCTGCTCAACGCGACCGGCGGACGGGTGACGGTTCCCGGGCTCGGTGCCAACTCGGAGTTCCGCGACCCGGCGACACCGAAGATCAACCTCGGGCCCGAGTACGACGCGATCTATTCCTACTACAAGCCCTACACCGACTTCCGCAACGGAAACCTCAGTGCCCACTTCCCGGACGCGGCGAAGATCTGGCTGGCCAACTGGCGCGCCCAGACCGGCCAGAAGCTCGACGGTGCGATCGCCCTCGACCCGATCGCGCTGAAGTACATCCTCGAGGTCGTCGGACCGGTGACGTTGCCCGGCGGGGAGAAGATCACCGCCGACAACGTCGTACCGATCACGCTGTCGACCTCGTACCAGCGGTTCGCCGACGACAACGAGGCCCGAAAGGTGTACTTGCAGTCCATCTCTGAGGCTGTGGTCAAGAAACTGATCACCTCGGGTGGGAGCACCCGCGACCTGCTCGAAGCGCTCGGACGCGGTGTCCACGAGCGCCGGATCATGGTCTACAGCACCACGCCTGCCGAGCAGGAGGTCCTCGAGACCACCAAGCTCGGGCATCAGATCTCCGACACCGATTCGCCGTATCTGCAGGTGGCGATCGGCAACGCGTCGGGCAGCAAGCTCGACTACTACCTCCGTCGCGAGATCGACTACACCTCAGGCGATTGCAGCGGTGACACCCGGGCGAGCACGATCACCGTCACGCTGACCAACACCCTCGACGAGACGACCGGGCTCACCGACTACGTCGCCGGTGGCCTCGGCACCGAACTGGCCGTGGACAAGGGCACGAACCTCGCCAACGTGGAGTTCCTCGCCACCAAGGGTGCGGTTCTCAAGGAGATGACCCTCGACGACGCCGGCGCCTTCTACGTCGAACAGACCCTGCACGGGCGGCCGTACTACTCGACCCGGGTCGGCATCGCACCGGGACGGAGCGCGACGATCACGCTGAAGATCGACGAGCCGACCGCCGCGGCGGGCGAGGCCGAGGTCCCGGTGCAGCCGCTGGTCGACGACCCGACCGTCACCGTCGACGTGCCCGCGTGCGGGCCGCGAGAGTGACCGTGCCCGCGTGCGGGCCGCGAGAGTGACCGTGCCCGCGTGCGGGCCGCGAGAGTGACCGTGCCCGCGTGCGGGACCCGTCAGTAGTAGTACGGGAAGTCGTCCCAACGCGGATCGCGCTTCTCCAGGAACGCATCCCGGCCCTCGACGGCTTCGTCGGTCATGTAGGCCAAGCGGGTCGCCTCACCGGCGAACACCTGCTGACCCATGAGGCCGTCGTCGGTGAGGTTGAAGGCGAACTTCAGCATGCGCTGCGCGGTGGGCGATTTGCCGTTGATCTTGCGGGCCCACTCGACGGCGGTGTTCTCCAGTTCGGCATGCGGGGCGACGCGGTTGACCGCGCCCATGCGGTGCATGGTCTCCGCGTCGTAGGCCTCGCCGAGGAAGAAGATCTCGCGGGCGAACTTCTGGCCGACCTGCTTGGCGAGGTAGGCGCTGCCGTAACCGGCGTCGAAGGAGCCCACGTCGGCGTCGGTCTGCTTGAACCGGGCGTGCTCGGCGGAGGCCAGCGTCAGGTCACACACGACATGCAGTGAGTGGCCGCCGCCGGCCGCCCATCCGTTGACCACCGCGATGACCACCTTGGGCATGGTGCGGATGAGTCGCTGGACTTCGAGGATGTGGAGTCGTCCGCCCTCGGCCTTGACCCGGGCCTCGTCGACGGAGTCGGCACCCGCCGCCACGACGTCGGTGTCGTGGCTGGTCGCGTACTGGTACCCGGAACGGCCGCGGATGCGCTGGTCGCCTCCGCTGCAGAAGGCCCACCCGCCGTCCTTGGGGCTCGGGCCGTTGCCGGTCAGGAGGATCGTGCCGACGTCGGGGGAGCGGCGGGCGTGGTCGAGTACCCGGTAGAGCTCGTCGACGGTGTGTGGGCGGAAGGCGTTGCGGACCTCCGGGCGGTCGAAGGCCACCCGCACGATGCCGTTCTCGCGACCCTCACCCGCGTGCCGGTGATAGGTGATGTCGGTGAGATCGGTGAACCCGGGCACCTGGGTCCACTGGGCCGGATCGAACGGCTGGTCGGCGGTCGTGGTGTCGTCGGTCGCGCTCATGCGCCCAGAGTAGTGATCGCAGACGGCCGAGCTCACGGCGGTCCGTCGGGTGCACGGGCGTCGGAATGGGTCAAAGGTCCTGATGAGTTCGCTTCCGGCGCGAACCGTATATGATGCGGGTTTTCAGCAAATTCCCAGTTCGCAATGCTTACATGGACCCATGAACACCTGGGGGTGGATTGTCGTCGGTGTGGCCGGCTGGTGCGTACTGGCCGCGGTCGTAGCCGTGATCGTGGGGCGGGCGGTACGGCTTCGGGACGAGAAGGAGCGCGGGCCGCGTGGTGTCCCGGATTTCGTCCCCGGCCCCCCGCACGGGTTCGTCCAGCACGGCGTGTGCATCGACCTGGACTCACACCGTCGCTCCGACCGGGACGATCCGAGCGGCGACGGGGAGCACCAGTCCGGCCGCTGAATCGGTGTTCTTATACGGTTGACCGGTGAGTGAAGCGAACGATCGTGCTGTGGAAACCGTCGAGGAAGACCCGCACGAGGGTGGTTTCCGGCCTCATGCGGCCATCACCACCGAGCGCGGTGGCCCGCGGTACGGGGAGTTCAGCGAACAGGTCCGGCTGCTCATGGACAACGCACGCTACGCGTGCCCCGACGACGAGCTCGTCGACGAACTCATCGAGCACCTCACCGCCGTCAACGAGCGCCTCGCCACGGTTCGCATCGACGAGTGGCATTCGCCTGCCGGCACCCGCATCGACCTGCCGTCCCGCGGCAACATCACCCTCCCGCCCTACGAGGTCGTCGAGGCCTCCGAGGACGGCGTCGTCGCCGAACTGGTCTTCCGCGACTTCCACCTCGGCGGCAACGCCGCCGCACACGGTGGACATGTCGCCGTCGCCTTCGACGACATCGGCGGCTACGCCTCGGCCGTGGCGATCCAGCATGTCAGCCGCACCGCCTACCTGAACGTCCAGTACCGCTCGATCACCCCGCTGAACACGACGCTGCGCGTGCGCGCCTGGGCGGAGAAGATCGAGGGCCGCAAGGTGTTCATCAAGGGCACCATGCATGACGGGGACCGGTTGTGCGCCGAGATGGACGCCCTGTTCATCAAGCTCAAACCCGGCCAGGCCTAGTCCGGCTGTCGAACCCGGCCTGTCCGTCCGGGTAGCCGGTCAGCCCGGGAGCCGGCGGCTGCGAACGGTCGGCGATGCCGACCGCGAGACCCGGAGTGCGATGGTGACGGCCTCGTTGTCGTCGACCGGGCACAGCTCGTCCATCTCACGCCGAAGGCCGGCGAGAACGTCGCCGTGGTTGCCCGACAGTGTGCGCGCCGTCGTCTCGTCCAGGGCGTACAGGAACGCGGGCGTCATGGGGTGGACGGCGTACCCGAGCTGCTCTGCGACGGCCCAGAGCTGTTCGACGACGAGTCCGGCTCGCAGGTAGTCCGCCGGCGTCCGTCCGCGCTGGACCAGCAGCAGGATTCCCGACGCCGAGACGACCCGTGCCGCCGCGTCGGCGCCCAGTGCGGCACCACCGCCCCATTCGTCCAGCAGAGACATCACATCGGCGCGACGGAGCACGTCGAGCATCCCGGCCATCGCCGGCGGCAGGTCGAGGGAGGCGATGTCGATCCCGGCGCCCTCCGCGGGGTCGGCGGTGAGTTCGGCGAACATCTCGCGGTGCAGCTCCGGAGTCAGGAAGCGTACCCGATCGGAGCGATCGGCGATCGAGGCGAAGGTCGTGATCCGCGCGCGGTCGGCGAGCGGCACGAGGCGGGTGATCTCGGTGTCGGCCACGTCGGCGAGACGGGTCAGATCGTCGTCACCGAGCGGTGAACCGTTCCCGGGCCCACGCCGGGTGCCCCGCGCCAGCAGTGTGCGGAGTTCGCGCTCGTACTCGGGGGCGTGCACGCCCGCACCGAGGCCCTTGAGCCGCACCCGTCCGAGGATCGTCCGATCGTCCGCGACGACGTCGATGTCGTCGAGTACGCCGCGACTCGCCGCGGCCACGCGGGCATTGTGCAGGGCGGCACCCACCGCGACTGCCGAGGCGCGGTGCTCGACGTCGAGCGTCGAGGTGCGGGACCGGTCCAGGGTGATGGTCACGGAGTCCTCGTCGGCGGTGATCTGCCACGGCTGCTGGTTGCCCGCCGACGGCGCGCGGCTCGCTGCGTGCGTGATGAGCTCGAGGTCGGACATCTCCTCGACCGGGAGCTCACGGTCTGCCGACCCGGCGGCCGCGCCGACGTTGTCGAGAGCACGGTCGAGGGGATCGGTGAGGCCGTCGAGCCAGGTGTCGCGGTCGAAGCGCACGCGTCCCGATGGCAGCGGCCTGCCCTGGACGAGGCGGCGGACCGCGGCGGCGACCGTCGCGCCCCCGAGGAGGACGTCGCCGGCGAGCTGCGGCCAGGCGGTGACCGTGTGACCGAGCTCGATCGCCGACGCGGCCATCGGCGCGGTGACCCTCGCCGGTTCGAGCACCTTGACGGCCAGCGGCGTCAGGTGCGCGCGGTCCAGGCCCACGAGGTCCTCCATGTCGAGGTCGCCCGCGAGGCCGTGGAACAGTGGGCGCTCCGGCTCGAGGTCGAAGCGCTCCACGTCCAGGGTCCCGCCGTCGCTCGTCTCCATCAGCACCGGGATGCCCAGCTCGCGGCACCGGTGCCGGACCAGCACCTTCACGTCGAAGGAATCGCATTCCTCGACGACGAGGTCGAGGCCGGCGAGGAAAGCGTCGATGTTCTCGGATGTTATGCCGTCCGAAAACACCGAGGTCGTCAGATACGGATCGATCTCGGAAATCCGACGAGAAGCCACCACGGCTTTGTTCACGTCGATATCCAGCAATGTTGCCGGAATTCGATTCATATTGGTCAGTTCGAGATCGTCGAAATCGGCCAGGCGTAATTCGCCGGCCAGTCCTTCGAGCGTCAGGGTGAGGGCGATGGCGTGACCCACGCTCAATCCGATGACACCGATGCGGAGTTTCGCCGCGGCATCGAGATCCGCGGCGGTCAGCTTATGCCGGTTGCGGTCCAGTCGAAGGCGACGGAAAGACAGCGGACCGGGGATCTTCACCAGTGACTTCCGCCAGGGAAAGTACGCGAAACGAGGATTCTCGGCCCGGAGCGCGGGGTCGCCCGCAGGGAGGATCTCGTCGAGCGCTCGGGCGGTCTGCACGGTCATGTCGGTCACGTCGATCGAGTCGTCGTGGACCAAGGAAACCGGGACTTCGGACTCGGAGTAGAGGACGGCGGCGGTGGCCGGCACAGAGCGCATACCTCATCGTGGCCTACTCGACTACGTGTCGCCAACCGGACCGATAGGCGCCGAATCCGGAGGAAAACGCGCTCGTGAGCCTGCACAAAAACGCGCTTATGGCAACATAACACGCGGGGTCAGGGGAGATCACGCGACAAATTCCTCCTTTTCGGAAGGTGCAATGCTGCGATGAAAACGATGAAAACCGCCGGTGAGGCGAGTCGAACGGGCGTTCTGCATGCCACCGCCCGAGAGGTGGGGTCGGACTACACGGTCATCGCGGCCGCGCCCGGCCGTGAGAGGGCGTTGTGGGATCGGTACCTGAACGGGGCCGCCGCATCGTACGAACGGCACGGCTGTGCCGCCGCGCTCGACTACGACGAGGTCTCGACGGGAGCGGGAACGGCACTGTTCTTCGCTGTCCTCGACGACGCCGACCAGGTCCGGGGCGGTCTGCGTGTCCAGCCGCGGTTCAGCGCGGCGGCCCAGTCGCATGCGCTGGTCGAGTGGGCCGGACAGCCCGGTCAGGTGCAGCTGGTGAACGCGATCGAGTCGCGCCTTGCCGGCGGAATCGTCGAGGTCAAGACGGCCTGGGTGGACGAGAGGTCGCCGATCGCGCGGTCGGTGGCGGGCCAGCTCTCGCGGCTGGGCCTGGTGATCATGGAGATGTCGGGCACCGACCACATGATGGCGACCGCGGCCGACCATGTGCTGCGGCGCTGGCAGTCGGGCGGTGGGCGCGTCGACGAATCCGTGCCGCCGACCCCGTTCCCCGACGAGCGGTATCGTACGCGCCTCATGTGGTGGGACCGTGCACGCATCCGCGAGCACACCTCTCCCGAGACGTGGCGTCGGATGCGAATGGAAGCCGACATCCTGCAGACTCCGGGGGCGCCTCAGCTCCTGCCCGGACGTGTCTCCATCTCGACGAAGTCCGCCGGACGCTGGTAGAAGACCTCGTACAGGGTCGCCGACGGAGGCGAGGCCGGCGGATCCTCGGCGGCGTGGGAGCTCAACGTGCCGTCGTTCCACACGATCGGATCGATCGTGTCGATGACCGTCGTGTCGCGGCCGCTCTCCTTCGCCCGGTAGACGCATTCGTCGGCGCGACCCAGCAGGCTGCCGACGACGTCGTCGGTCGAGTGGGCACTTCCGTTCCGCGAGGACATCAGCGGTGCGCAGACACCACCGACGCTGACCGTCACCGGTGCGGTCGCGGCGACGGCGGCGCGGAGGCGCTCGGCGCAGCGCCAGAGCTCTTCCTGGTCACGGACGACGTGGAAGAGGAGGAACTCCTCGCCCCCGTAGCGGCACACCTCGGAACCGACCGGTGCGTGCTCGCGGATGGCCGCGGCGGCGGTGAGCAGGACGCCGTCGCCGGCGAGGTGCCCGTATTCGTCGTTGATCCGCTTGAAGTGGTCGACGTCGAGCAACAGGATCCCGATCCATCCTGTCGAGGACCGGGCGGCCGACAGCAACTGCGATGCCCGGATGAGGAATCCGCGACGGTTGAGCAGGCCGGTCAACGGGTCGATCCCGCAGAGTCGGGTCTGCTGATCGAGAACGGCCTCCATCGATTTCCGGAGCGCCACCACGAGGAACACCGGGACGACGATGACCCCGAACATCGCGCCGAAGCTGATCATGAAGGTGGGAACGGAGCGCGCGAGGACCGCGAGGACGACCGCGGTGCACGCACTGGCCAACGCCAGATGAGACAGGATGAGCCGGGGCGAGGCGGTGATGGCGCCGATCGCCGGGATGACGGCCACGATGGCCAGCACCAGGGCCGCGGTCAGGGGATCGGCGAGGATCAGCGACGTGCCGCCGATGCCGGCGATTCCGAGACCGCCGAGGACAGCGAACTCCGGGTCGGTCAGCCGGCGACGCAAAGCGGTGACGGCGAAGATCAGGGCGATGAACGTCCAGATGGCCATCAGGAGAACCATCTTGCCGGGCTTGATGGTGTGGGGTGCGAGTAGGGCGATGAGCGGCAGGGGCAATACGCCACCGGTACTGATCAGCGTTGCCATGGAGCGCGCGTCGTAGCGCCGCATCACATTCCTGATCAAGGCCATACGCCGGGACCGCTTTCCGTCGCTTTGACCGCGCATGCGGTCACGGACACTCCGAACATCGGGATTTGCGAAAACAAAATCGTAACCGGAACGAACGAATCCTTCAGTGGCATCGCACCCAGGAGTTGCGGCTACCTTACCAGCCGTTTTCTAGCCTTTCTAATTGTTCGCCGAGATCTGAGGAAAGGGAAAGTGTCGGCGAACAGCGTCGTCTGTTACCCGGACCCCGGAATATTACGGCCGGGCGGTCGCTCGTGCTCGCCGGCGTGATTGCCGACACCATCGAACCGGTCGAATTCCTCCGGCCGAATCCGCAGTTCTTCGGCCGCGACCCGCGCGGCTGGTGCGCTACGGAACCGTGGGTCGGCGAGTAAAGTCTCGCCCACGGTGGGACGTGGCGATCAGGCCGCGGCCGGGGGGATCGGACGAGACAGATGATGGAGTGTTGAAGCGCGACGCAACGGTGATCGCGGTCTCGGTCGACCCCTATCACCGCGCTGTCGTCGCCTACGGGTACCAGGCCACCGTGTCGAACGCCGAACTGTTCGTCGAGCAGGTCTTGATGCCGATCAGTCCGCGCGCCCGGTTCGACCGCCGCTCGGACCTGCAGTGGCTGATCTCCCTCTCCGCCCACGACGGCGGCCACGACGCGCTCATCGACGCGACCCGGCGCAAACTCGGCGCGCACACCGTCAGCGACGGCGATCGCAGCACCTTCCTCGACGTCTGCATGGGTGTCGCCGTGGGTGCGGACCTCCGTGCCATCGCCGACGAGACCGACCTGGTGCGGCACGCCGACGCCGCCCTGTGCGTCGCGCTCACTCGGCGTGTGCACGTCGAGTTCGCGCACCCGAGCATGGTGCGGCAGATCAGCGCGGAGGTCGATCTCGCGGCCTGGCTCACCCGGTCGGTGGAGCGCGACTTCTCGGTCTTCTATCAACCGATCGTCGCGATGGCGGACCGGCGGGTGGCGGGTTACGAGTCGCTGCTGCGGTGGCACACCGAATTCGGGGTTCTCGCCCCCGATGCGTTTCTCGCAGTGGCCGAGGGCATCTCGCTGCTCGCGCCGATCGGACGGCACGCCATCGGGGAGGCCATCCGCGATCTGGCCACCGACATCTCCGAGACGGCTGGGGACGAGGCCTTCGTCTCGCTCAACCTCTCGGGGCAGCAGCTCTCCGACGAGGGTCTCGTCTGCTACATCGACGGCCTGATCCGCGACCACCGCGTCGACCCGGCGCGGGTGTGGATCGAGGTCCGCGAGGATCAGGTGGTCCGGTTGGAGACCTCGGCGGCCCGGACCGTCAACGGCCTGCACGACCTCGGGTGCACGATCTGCGTCGACGACCTCGGGGCCGGTTTCTCGGCCCTCCGCTACGTCCGCGATCTGCCCGTCGACGTCCTGAAGGTCGATCGCACACTGATCGCCCAACTTGCGCACAGTCATTCCGATCGTGCTGTGGTGCGTGCGATCTCGGAGATGGCGGCGGCTACCGGGCTGCGGATGGTGGCCGAGGGCATCGAGAGTGACGATGTGCTGGAAGTGCTGGCGGAGTTCGGCTTCGACTACGCGCAGGGATTCTTCTTCGGCCGGCCCGAACCGCTGGCCACCTGGGTGGGCCGGTAGTCCCGCGTCCGAGCGGCCGACGACGATGCGCCGAACGGCCGGTGCGCCGACCCCGGCGCACCGGCCGCCCGTGGTGTTCCCCGATGACGTTCGAGGAGCAGGGTTTTCGGATTACGTGACAGTCCCGGTCTCGATCTCCTGCTGCCTGTTGATGCTCTCCACCTCGATGCGGCGTGGCTTGGCCTTCTCGGCCACCGGGATGGTCACGGTGAGCACGCCGTTGTCGTAGCGGGCGGAGATGCCGGCACTGTCGATGGAGTCACCGAGGGTGACCTGGCGTCGGTAGGTTCCGGAGAACCGTTCGCTGGCCAGCCACTGGACGCCCTCGTCGGATGGGGCAGATCGCTGAGCGGACAACGTGAGTACGCCGTTGTCGACGCTCACGTCGATCGAGCCCGGGTCGGCGCCCGGCAGGTCGGCGACGAGCATGTAGTGGTCGTCGACCTTGTAGAGGTCCAAGGGCATGAACTTGGGAGTACGCGCGGTTCCGGCAGCCGAACCGGTCAGCATGCCCCGGGCCCAGGCATCCATGTCGGAAAACGGATCGAAACGCAGCACAGCAGTTCACCTCCTGTCTTACAAGGCTGCCCGCCACTCGTCCGGCGAGCAGCTCAACGCTGTACTGACACCGAAGATAGCACCGGATTCCGCGCTCGTCTAGCACTCTCGGGTAGTGAGTGCTAAAACATTCCCGGGCGGTGGTCGCCGGCCCGGATCAGCCGAGTTCGGTTGTGTCGATGGTGAATCCGGCGTCGCGGAGGCGATCGAT
The sequence above is drawn from the Gordonia rubripertincta genome and encodes:
- a CDS encoding GGDEF domain-containing protein, coding for MRRYDARSMATLISTGGVLPLPLIALLAPHTIKPGKMVLLMAIWTFIALIFAVTALRRRLTDPEFAVLGGLGIAGIGGTSLILADPLTAALVLAIVAVIPAIGAITASPRLILSHLALASACTAVVLAVLARSVPTFMISFGAMFGVIVVPVFLVVALRKSMEAVLDQQTRLCGIDPLTGLLNRRGFLIRASQLLSAARSSTGWIGILLLDVDHFKRINDEYGHLAGDGVLLTAAAAIREHAPVGSEVCRYGGEEFLLFHVVRDQEELWRCAERLRAAVAATAPVTVSVGGVCAPLMSSRNGSAHSTDDVVGSLLGRADECVYRAKESGRDTTVIDTIDPIVWNDGTLSSHAAEDPPASPPSATLYEVFYQRPADFVEMETRPGRS
- a CDS encoding EAL domain-containing protein, producing MKRDATVIAVSVDPYHRAVVAYGYQATVSNAELFVEQVLMPISPRARFDRRSDLQWLISLSAHDGGHDALIDATRRKLGAHTVSDGDRSTFLDVCMGVAVGADLRAIADETDLVRHADAALCVALTRRVHVEFAHPSMVRQISAEVDLAAWLTRSVERDFSVFYQPIVAMADRRVAGYESLLRWHTEFGVLAPDAFLAVAEGISLLAPIGRHAIGEAIRDLATDISETAGDEAFVSLNLSGQQLSDEGLVCYIDGLIRDHRVDPARVWIEVREDQVVRLETSAARTVNGLHDLGCTICVDDLGAGFSALRYVRDLPVDVLKVDRTLIAQLAHSHSDRAVVRAISEMAAATGLRMVAEGIESDDVLEVLAEFGFDYAQGFFFGRPEPLATWVGR
- a CDS encoding Hsp20/alpha crystallin family protein, yielding MLRFDPFSDMDAWARGMLTGSAAGTARTPKFMPLDLYKVDDHYMLVADLPGADPGSIDVSVDNGVLTLSAQRSAPSDEGVQWLASERFSGTYRRQVTLGDSIDSAGISARYDNGVLTVTIPVAEKAKPRRIEVESINRQQEIETGTVT